GTCTGCGTGGGCCGCCGCCACCCCCGTGCCCAGCGAGAGCCGGTGGCTCAGCACTTCAGCCGCTGCCGTATAGGAATGCCGGATCTCCTGCCAGTTCGTCACCGCCGGGCCAATCCCGAAGGTCAGCGAGAGCCGCAGATTGTCCATAATCCAGCTATGGCAGCCCTTGGCCAGCTCCAGCAGAGTATCCGGGTTATTCTCTCCCGGGGGCTGCCGCAGGCCGATAATGATTCCGAGCCGCTGGCCGCTGATCCACTCGGACCAGGCCTGAAGCTGTTGACCGGCCATCAGGTCGCCCATCACATTGGTAAGTGCGAACTTCAGCAGATTCTGATCCTGCACCGGCAGCGAATGCCAGTCCTTCTCCCGGTTCAGCTCTGCTGTCATGACCACGAAGGCTGCGAAGTCCCGTGTGCCCTCGAAGGGGTCCACCGCATCCAGCCGCTCCTCAGCATCCTCCAGCCGCTCACCGCCCAGAAAGTCCATGAACAGCTCCCGGCGCTGAATGACCAGATTCTCATAACGCTCCCGCTCATAGTCGGTCGTGACCTGAACCAGCCTGTCCAGTGCATGATGCATCAGCGCCAGCTCATCCGAAGCTGCAGCCGGGGCTGCATCAGCCTTCCGGGCCTCCGGCTGCAGAGACTGAATCCGCACCATCAGCTGATGGATCGGCCTGTAATTCCGCCGGGTGATATAGATGATATAGAACACGCCCAGCGCAATCGTGGCCAGTCCGATCACGAACCAGACATAAGAGATCACCGAGATCCAGTCGAATAAACGTCCGGCTTGAAGACCGCTCTCGAAGGTCCAGCCAAGATCCTTCGCTTCAATCGTAGACAGCGTTCTATTCTTCCCGCCGTCCTGGGCCGGCGAGGAATCGTAGATCGGGTTGCCTGCGGCATCTCTGATGCGCAGGAAGGACAGGTCTTCATTGGTCAGGCTCTCCACCAGCCGTTCCAGCCGGTATACGCTGACATTGATTACAATATAGCCTTCGGAGCCCCAGGGAATCGGAAGCCTGCCGGCCATGCTGATGACCGGACGCAGCTCGCCGGAGTTCCTGGGCTGAACCTTCCGCACTGTGCTCCAGCCGTTTGTCTCCTTGCCCGTGGAGAGGCGGTTCAGGTACTCCGCCTCACCGGACTGCTCCAGATTCACATATCCGCTCTGACCGAGGATCTGCTTGTCCTTGCTGCGATAGACATAGATGGAATCGATGAGGCTGAAGCGCTCAGAGAGCCGGTTCATGCTCTGCACAATCTCGTAGGAGCCGCTGACCGGCGAAGCGCCGCCGGAGGGTGCGTCCAGGTAATCGTTATAGGAATAGTTGCTCCCGATCTCCTGCAGCACCCCCAGCTCGATATCGCCAAGCGTCCGCTCCACCGTATCGGCAATGTAGCTGGTCGAGATATAATTGGCCTTCCGGGTCTCGCTGCGCGACAGCTCAGTCACAATCATGAAGGCCAGGAAGATCAGCACGGTTACTACCAGCAGAAAGACAGGGAAGTATGAAAATAGCATCCGACTATACCAACTGCGTTTCATCAATCTTCCCCCTCCTTCTTATGAATGCTGCTGCGGCGCGCGCGAGGCCGACTTGACCCGGTACAGCAGCACTGCGCCCAGCGCAGCACTGACGGTACACGAGAAATACATCAGCCGCGGTCCGCCGGTATCCAGCAGATAGCCGTTCAGCAGATTCCCGGCCATGCCGCCGAGACCTACGAACACCATATTGAACAGGCTCTGTCCTGTGGCCTGCAGCTCTTTGCCGGTGATGGAGGCCACATACTCCACGGCGGCGATATAGAAGAAGCCGAACGACAGGCCGTGCAGCGTCTGGACTCCTATCATAACAGCCGGAACGGGAATGAGCCACTGGATGGCCCAGCGGAGCATGTAAGCTATGGAGGCGAGCATCAGTGTTTTCTCATAGCCGTATTTGCTGAGAACCTTGGAGGCAACGAGCATAGCCGGGACGCTGGTGATCGAAGCGATCAGGAGCGCAATCCCGGACCAGGCGAAGCTGCCGCCCGCCATCTGGAACGTCAGAACAAAAAAGGAGTTGAACGCCGTCAGCGTCTGATTCACCAGGAAGCAGCCGGCCAGAAAGAGCAGGAAGACCCGGTTACCCAGCAGCCGCCGGATGCCGCTGGTGAAGGTGACATTGTTCGTCCGCCGCTCCACATTCACCGGAATCGTGATGACCAGCATCAGAGCCAGCAGATTGAAGAGCAGGAACGGAATCCACAGCTCCGTAACCCCCAGCCAGTTCAGATATAATCCGCCAAGGTATCCGCCGAGCGCCGTCCCGATACTGCCGAACAGGCGGATCGTCCCGAAGGAGGTGCCTGCGGCAGTAGCCGCACTGACAGCATAGGAATCGGCAATCGGCGTCTGTGTACTCTGAAAAATCGTATATATACTATATACCATAACGATAACTGCAAGCCATTTGACATTGTACAGATAGACTATCGTTCCCGGAACAACCAGGGTGAGCATCAGCACCAGCCTTGTCCGCTGATAGCGGTCCACCAGAATCCCCCACAAAGGCTGAAACAGAATCGCAAGCAAGGTGCCGAAGGCCATCATCGTTCCGATGTTCCGGCTGGTCATCCCCTGATGCACCAGAAGAGAGGTGACGTAAGGGTTGAAGCTGCCTCCCGCCAGGCCCGTGAACAGATAGAGCCCGCGCATTTTCAGGAGTGTGCTGCTTTCCTTGCTGCTTACATTGAATCTCATTATGCTTGTTCCGCGTTTCATGTTCAATCCCTCAATTCTTTCCTGTGCCGGCGGCCAGCCTGCTTCTTGCAGCACCGGCGGCGCCGAGTGCCCCGGCCTGATTACCAAGCACCGCCTGCCGGAGCGTCAGCTCCTGCCGGGGAGCATAACGATAGACCCGCCTTGCAATCTC
This region of Paenibacillus sp. FSL K6-1096 genomic DNA includes:
- a CDS encoding helix-turn-helix domain-containing protein, with the translated sequence MKRSWYSRMLFSYFPVFLLVVTVLIFLAFMIVTELSRSETRKANYISTSYIADTVERTLGDIELGVLQEIGSNYSYNDYLDAPSGGASPVSGSYEIVQSMNRLSERFSLIDSIYVYRSKDKQILGQSGYVNLEQSGEAEYLNRLSTGKETNGWSTVRKVQPRNSGELRPVISMAGRLPIPWGSEGYIVINVSVYRLERLVESLTNEDLSFLRIRDAAGNPIYDSSPAQDGGKNRTLSTIEAKDLGWTFESGLQAGRLFDWISVISYVWFVIGLATIALGVFYIIYITRRNYRPIHQLMVRIQSLQPEARKADAAPAAASDELALMHHALDRLVQVTTDYERERYENLVIQRRELFMDFLGGERLEDAEERLDAVDPFEGTRDFAAFVVMTAELNREKDWHSLPVQDQNLLKFALTNVMGDLMAGQQLQAWSEWISGQRLGIIIGLRQPPGENNPDTLLELAKGCHSWIMDNLRLSLTFGIGPAVTNWQEIRHSYTAAAEVLSHRLSLGTGVAAAHADRQEESGLKSYKYFGSFTQLVREFRLSGENWRMRLEEIFESFRQDRLKDEEIYMLLEVLLQALEQELKGLSETLDRQLAAAWTGGMKERIRSSTDLEEIREILTDWLNETYHVYVSANELKSHRVMITEVKHYIEDHYANPDLSLNHLSDRFQISAKYASYLFKEEFNMKFVDFLAELRLGKAKELLENTSDSIQDIALQIGYANSITFGRVFKRITGMTPGDYRKLRLQNNE
- a CDS encoding MFS transporter; translation: MRFNVSSKESSTLLKMRGLYLFTGLAGGSFNPYVTSLLVHQGMTSRNIGTMMAFGTLLAILFQPLWGILVDRYQRTRLVLMLTLVVPGTIVYLYNVKWLAVIVMVYSIYTIFQSTQTPIADSYAVSAATAAGTSFGTIRLFGSIGTALGGYLGGLYLNWLGVTELWIPFLLFNLLALMLVITIPVNVERRTNNVTFTSGIRRLLGNRVFLLFLAGCFLVNQTLTAFNSFFVLTFQMAGGSFAWSGIALLIASITSVPAMLVASKVLSKYGYEKTLMLASIAYMLRWAIQWLIPVPAVMIGVQTLHGLSFGFFYIAAVEYVASITGKELQATGQSLFNMVFVGLGGMAGNLLNGYLLDTGGPRLMYFSCTVSAALGAVLLYRVKSASRAPQQHS